In Felis catus isolate Fca126 chromosome C2, F.catus_Fca126_mat1.0, whole genome shotgun sequence, a single window of DNA contains:
- the OTOL1 gene encoding otolin-1 isoform X1, translating to MLNRLSHTGAPRSSTMWMFSWLCAILIILAFAGMDTVAKTTPHPKFTKKSEGKEMPKGLKPSSGPPPEEEEIPFTEVAEMVEPTPNPPALDSAFGTATLFPFENFTLDTADFFLNCCDCCSSVPGQKGEPGETGKPGLKGEAGGMGIPGPPGIVGPPGPKGQKGEKGLKGERGDQGTSGAPGYPGKPGEPGGLGPKGERGNIGLTGVKGQKGSKGDTCANGTQGDKGDQGAAGSPGLNGEPGAKGEKGEMGEKGCCGESGQRGGKGEKGEEGLKGEKGSKGDTGTEGKGGPDGLPGAPGDPGVKGEKGELGPPGLAGPVGPKGEVGSKGVRGSIGKKGSRGFKGSKGEVARVLRSAFSATLSKPFPPPNIPIKFDKVLYNDQGNYSPVTGKFNCSVPGAYVFSYHVTVRGRPARISLVARNKKQFKSRETLYGHEIDQASLLIILKLSAGDQVWLEVSKDWNGVYVSPEDDSIFTGFLLYPEENSGISP from the exons CCTCAACTATGTGGATGTTTTCTTGGCTgtgtgccattttaattattttggcttttgctgGTATGGACACAGTAGCAAAGACCACACCGCATCCCAAATTTACGAAGAAATCTGAGGGAAAAGAGATGCCGAAGGGTCTAAAGCCGTCCAGTGGCCCACctccagaagaagaggaaattccTTTCACAGAAGTGGCTGAAATGGTGGAACcgacccccaaccccccagccctAGATTCTGCCTTCGGTACTGCCACTCTCTTCCCCTTTGAAAACTTCACTCTTGACACGgctgatttttttctgaattgctGTGATTGTTGTTCATCTGTCCCAGGGCAAAAAGGAGAACCTGGAGAGACTGGAAAGCCAG GTCTTAAGGGAGAGGCTGGTGGAATGGGGATCCCAGGACCACCAGGAATTGTTGGACCCCCAGGTCCAAAAGgccagaaaggagagaagg GACTTAAGGGGGAACGTGGGGACCAAGGAACAAGTGGAGCCCCAGGATACCCGGGAAAACCCGGAGAACCAG GTGGCCTTGGTCctaagggggagagaggaaacatCGGACTGACCGGAGTGAAGGGGCAAAAAGGCTCCAAAGGGGACACGTGTGCAAATGGTACCCAAGGAGATAAAGGAGACCAGGGGGCTGCGGGCTCACCTGGCTTGAATGGAGAGCCTGGGgccaagggagagaaaggggagatggGGGAAAAGGGCTGCTGTGGGGAgtctgggcagaggggagggaagggagaaaaaggtgAGGAAGGTCTGAAAGGGGAAAAAGGTAGCAAAGGAGATACTGGAACGGAAGGCAAAGGCGGCCCAGAtggcctgcctggggccccagggGATCCAGGAgttaaaggagaaaagggagagttAGGTCCTCCTGGTCTTGCGGGGCCTGTGGGGCCAAAAGGTGAGGTTGGGAGCAAAGGGGTCCGGGGATCTATTGGCAAGAAGGGCTCTCGGGGCTTCAAAGGCTCCAAGGGGGAGGTGGCCAGAGTGCTGCGGTCAGCCTTCAGCGCCACTTTATCGaagcctttccctcctcccaacATCCCAATCAAATTTGACAAGGTTCTCTATAATGACCAAGGGAATTACAGCCCTGTCACTGGCAAATTTAACTGTAGTGTTCCTGGCGCATATGTATTTTCCTACCATGTCACTGTGAGGGGCAGACCCGCTCGCATCAGCCTGGTGGCCCGGAATAAGAAGCAGTTCAAGTCCAGAGAAACGCTCTATGGCCATGAAATAGACCAGGCCTCTCTTCTTATCATCCTGAAATTAAGTGCAGGGGACCAAGTCTGGTTGGAAGTTTCGAAAGATTGGAATGGGGTCTATGTCAGCCCTGAGGATGACAGCATTTTTACTGGGTTCCTTTTGTACCCAGAGGAAAATTCTGGAATTTCACCATAA
- the OTOL1 gene encoding otolin-1 isoform X2: MWMFSWLCAILIILAFAGMDTVAKTTPHPKFTKKSEGKEMPKGLKPSSGPPPEEEEIPFTEVAEMVEPTPNPPALDSAFGTATLFPFENFTLDTADFFLNCCDCCSSVPGQKGEPGETGKPGLKGEAGGMGIPGPPGIVGPPGPKGQKGEKGLKGERGDQGTSGAPGYPGKPGEPGGLGPKGERGNIGLTGVKGQKGSKGDTCANGTQGDKGDQGAAGSPGLNGEPGAKGEKGEMGEKGCCGESGQRGGKGEKGEEGLKGEKGSKGDTGTEGKGGPDGLPGAPGDPGVKGEKGELGPPGLAGPVGPKGEVGSKGVRGSIGKKGSRGFKGSKGEVARVLRSAFSATLSKPFPPPNIPIKFDKVLYNDQGNYSPVTGKFNCSVPGAYVFSYHVTVRGRPARISLVARNKKQFKSRETLYGHEIDQASLLIILKLSAGDQVWLEVSKDWNGVYVSPEDDSIFTGFLLYPEENSGISP; the protein is encoded by the exons ATGTGGATGTTTTCTTGGCTgtgtgccattttaattattttggcttttgctgGTATGGACACAGTAGCAAAGACCACACCGCATCCCAAATTTACGAAGAAATCTGAGGGAAAAGAGATGCCGAAGGGTCTAAAGCCGTCCAGTGGCCCACctccagaagaagaggaaattccTTTCACAGAAGTGGCTGAAATGGTGGAACcgacccccaaccccccagccctAGATTCTGCCTTCGGTACTGCCACTCTCTTCCCCTTTGAAAACTTCACTCTTGACACGgctgatttttttctgaattgctGTGATTGTTGTTCATCTGTCCCAGGGCAAAAAGGAGAACCTGGAGAGACTGGAAAGCCAG GTCTTAAGGGAGAGGCTGGTGGAATGGGGATCCCAGGACCACCAGGAATTGTTGGACCCCCAGGTCCAAAAGgccagaaaggagagaagg GACTTAAGGGGGAACGTGGGGACCAAGGAACAAGTGGAGCCCCAGGATACCCGGGAAAACCCGGAGAACCAG GTGGCCTTGGTCctaagggggagagaggaaacatCGGACTGACCGGAGTGAAGGGGCAAAAAGGCTCCAAAGGGGACACGTGTGCAAATGGTACCCAAGGAGATAAAGGAGACCAGGGGGCTGCGGGCTCACCTGGCTTGAATGGAGAGCCTGGGgccaagggagagaaaggggagatggGGGAAAAGGGCTGCTGTGGGGAgtctgggcagaggggagggaagggagaaaaaggtgAGGAAGGTCTGAAAGGGGAAAAAGGTAGCAAAGGAGATACTGGAACGGAAGGCAAAGGCGGCCCAGAtggcctgcctggggccccagggGATCCAGGAgttaaaggagaaaagggagagttAGGTCCTCCTGGTCTTGCGGGGCCTGTGGGGCCAAAAGGTGAGGTTGGGAGCAAAGGGGTCCGGGGATCTATTGGCAAGAAGGGCTCTCGGGGCTTCAAAGGCTCCAAGGGGGAGGTGGCCAGAGTGCTGCGGTCAGCCTTCAGCGCCACTTTATCGaagcctttccctcctcccaacATCCCAATCAAATTTGACAAGGTTCTCTATAATGACCAAGGGAATTACAGCCCTGTCACTGGCAAATTTAACTGTAGTGTTCCTGGCGCATATGTATTTTCCTACCATGTCACTGTGAGGGGCAGACCCGCTCGCATCAGCCTGGTGGCCCGGAATAAGAAGCAGTTCAAGTCCAGAGAAACGCTCTATGGCCATGAAATAGACCAGGCCTCTCTTCTTATCATCCTGAAATTAAGTGCAGGGGACCAAGTCTGGTTGGAAGTTTCGAAAGATTGGAATGGGGTCTATGTCAGCCCTGAGGATGACAGCATTTTTACTGGGTTCCTTTTGTACCCAGAGGAAAATTCTGGAATTTCACCATAA
- the OTOL1 gene encoding otolin-1 isoform X3, whose amino-acid sequence MLNRLSHTGAPRSSTMWMFSWLCAILIILAFAGMDTVAKTTPHPKFTKKSEGKEMPKGLKPSSGPPPEEEEIPFTEVAEMVEPTPNPPALDSAFGQKGEPGETGKPGLKGEAGGMGIPGPPGIVGPPGPKGQKGEKGLKGERGDQGTSGAPGYPGKPGEPGGLGPKGERGNIGLTGVKGQKGSKGDTCANGTQGDKGDQGAAGSPGLNGEPGAKGEKGEMGEKGCCGESGQRGGKGEKGEEGLKGEKGSKGDTGTEGKGGPDGLPGAPGDPGVKGEKGELGPPGLAGPVGPKGEVGSKGVRGSIGKKGSRGFKGSKGEVARVLRSAFSATLSKPFPPPNIPIKFDKVLYNDQGNYSPVTGKFNCSVPGAYVFSYHVTVRGRPARISLVARNKKQFKSRETLYGHEIDQASLLIILKLSAGDQVWLEVSKDWNGVYVSPEDDSIFTGFLLYPEENSGISP is encoded by the exons CCTCAACTATGTGGATGTTTTCTTGGCTgtgtgccattttaattattttggcttttgctgGTATGGACACAGTAGCAAAGACCACACCGCATCCCAAATTTACGAAGAAATCTGAGGGAAAAGAGATGCCGAAGGGTCTAAAGCCGTCCAGTGGCCCACctccagaagaagaggaaattccTTTCACAGAAGTGGCTGAAATGGTGGAACcgacccccaaccccccagccctAGATTCTGCCTTCG GGCAAAAAGGAGAACCTGGAGAGACTGGAAAGCCAG GTCTTAAGGGAGAGGCTGGTGGAATGGGGATCCCAGGACCACCAGGAATTGTTGGACCCCCAGGTCCAAAAGgccagaaaggagagaagg GACTTAAGGGGGAACGTGGGGACCAAGGAACAAGTGGAGCCCCAGGATACCCGGGAAAACCCGGAGAACCAG GTGGCCTTGGTCctaagggggagagaggaaacatCGGACTGACCGGAGTGAAGGGGCAAAAAGGCTCCAAAGGGGACACGTGTGCAAATGGTACCCAAGGAGATAAAGGAGACCAGGGGGCTGCGGGCTCACCTGGCTTGAATGGAGAGCCTGGGgccaagggagagaaaggggagatggGGGAAAAGGGCTGCTGTGGGGAgtctgggcagaggggagggaagggagaaaaaggtgAGGAAGGTCTGAAAGGGGAAAAAGGTAGCAAAGGAGATACTGGAACGGAAGGCAAAGGCGGCCCAGAtggcctgcctggggccccagggGATCCAGGAgttaaaggagaaaagggagagttAGGTCCTCCTGGTCTTGCGGGGCCTGTGGGGCCAAAAGGTGAGGTTGGGAGCAAAGGGGTCCGGGGATCTATTGGCAAGAAGGGCTCTCGGGGCTTCAAAGGCTCCAAGGGGGAGGTGGCCAGAGTGCTGCGGTCAGCCTTCAGCGCCACTTTATCGaagcctttccctcctcccaacATCCCAATCAAATTTGACAAGGTTCTCTATAATGACCAAGGGAATTACAGCCCTGTCACTGGCAAATTTAACTGTAGTGTTCCTGGCGCATATGTATTTTCCTACCATGTCACTGTGAGGGGCAGACCCGCTCGCATCAGCCTGGTGGCCCGGAATAAGAAGCAGTTCAAGTCCAGAGAAACGCTCTATGGCCATGAAATAGACCAGGCCTCTCTTCTTATCATCCTGAAATTAAGTGCAGGGGACCAAGTCTGGTTGGAAGTTTCGAAAGATTGGAATGGGGTCTATGTCAGCCCTGAGGATGACAGCATTTTTACTGGGTTCCTTTTGTACCCAGAGGAAAATTCTGGAATTTCACCATAA